In the Pseudomonas sp. DTU_2021_1001937_2_SI_NGA_ILE_001 genome, one interval contains:
- a CDS encoding patatin-like phospholipase family protein encodes MSKRIALVLGSGGARGYAHIGVIEELERRGYQIACIAGCSMGAVVGGIYAAGRLPHYRQWIESLDYLDVLRLVDVSFRLGAIRGEKVFGQIREIVGEINIEDLAIPYTAVATDLTNQQEIWFQEGCLHQAMRASAAIPSLFTPVLQGSRMLVDGGLLNPLPIVPVVSSHCDLIVAVNLNASHQQHYSLPVIERPPAVKKRFDLLLDSLGSRLPFRRKLAGEDDTLLPPPQPPNPWLTEASADPQGQQPAAAPEAPGAPKSATGAVIVDNVGPASLLDLINQSFEVMQTSLAQYKIAGYPPDILINVPKRVCRFFEFYKAPELIALGREIARDTLDRYEGEGR; translated from the coding sequence ATGAGCAAACGAATAGCACTGGTCCTGGGCTCGGGCGGTGCACGGGGTTATGCGCACATCGGCGTGATCGAAGAACTGGAACGGCGCGGCTACCAGATCGCCTGCATCGCCGGCTGCTCGATGGGCGCAGTGGTCGGCGGCATCTACGCCGCGGGGCGCTTGCCGCACTACCGCCAGTGGATCGAGAGCCTGGACTACCTCGACGTGCTGCGCCTGGTGGATGTGAGCTTTCGCCTGGGAGCGATCCGTGGCGAAAAGGTGTTCGGCCAGATCCGCGAAATCGTCGGCGAGATCAACATCGAGGACCTGGCGATTCCCTACACGGCGGTGGCCACCGACCTCACCAACCAGCAGGAAATCTGGTTCCAGGAAGGCTGCCTGCACCAGGCCATGCGGGCCTCGGCGGCCATCCCCAGTCTGTTCACCCCAGTGCTGCAAGGCTCGCGCATGCTGGTCGACGGCGGGCTGCTCAACCCGCTGCCCATCGTGCCGGTGGTGTCCAGCCATTGCGACCTGATCGTCGCCGTCAACCTCAACGCCTCGCACCAGCAGCACTACAGCCTGCCGGTGATCGAACGCCCGCCGGCGGTGAAGAAGCGCTTCGACCTGCTGCTCGACTCGCTGGGCTCGCGCCTGCCGTTCCGGCGCAAGCTGGCCGGTGAAGACGACACGCTGTTGCCTCCCCCGCAGCCGCCCAACCCCTGGCTGACCGAAGCCAGTGCCGACCCGCAGGGCCAGCAGCCCGCCGCCGCGCCCGAAGCGCCGGGCGCGCCGAAGTCCGCCACCGGCGCGGTGATCGTCGACAACGTCGGCCCGGCCTCGCTGCTGGACCTGATCAACCAGAGTTTCGAGGTGATGCAGACCTCCCTGGCGCAGTACAAGATCGCCGGTTACCCGCCGGATATCCTTATCAACGTGCCCAAGCGGGTGTGCCGCTTCTTCGAGTTCTACAAAGCCCCGGAACTGATCGCCCTGGGCCGCGAAATCGCCCGCGACACCCTGGACCGTTATGAAGGCGAAGGGCGCTGA
- a CDS encoding response regulator, with amino-acid sequence MSQTSTILVIDDEPQIRKFLRISLASQGYKVLEAANGAEGLNQAALNRPDLVVLDLGLPDMDGQQLLVELREWLHVPVMVLSVRASEAQKVQALDGGANDYVTKPFGIQEFLARVRALLRQRPEGQPAPAALQLGALHIDLASRRVQLNTQDVALTRKEYAVLAELARHPGRVITQQHLLREVWGPTHIQDTHYLRIVIGHLRQKLADDPTAPRYIITEAGVGYRLAAAEA; translated from the coding sequence ATGAGCCAGACTTCGACCATTCTCGTCATCGATGACGAACCGCAGATCCGCAAGTTCCTGCGCATCAGCCTGGCCTCCCAGGGCTATAAGGTGCTGGAGGCGGCCAATGGCGCCGAGGGTCTGAACCAGGCGGCGCTGAATCGCCCCGACCTGGTGGTGCTCGACCTGGGCCTGCCGGACATGGACGGCCAGCAGTTGCTGGTGGAACTGCGCGAATGGCTGCATGTGCCGGTGATGGTGCTCTCGGTGCGCGCCAGCGAGGCGCAGAAGGTCCAGGCCCTGGACGGCGGCGCCAACGACTACGTGACCAAGCCCTTCGGTATCCAGGAGTTCCTCGCCAGGGTCCGCGCCCTGCTGCGCCAGCGGCCCGAGGGCCAGCCAGCCCCGGCGGCCCTGCAGCTGGGCGCCCTGCACATCGACCTGGCCAGCCGCCGGGTGCAACTCAATACGCAGGATGTGGCCCTGACCCGCAAGGAATACGCGGTGCTGGCCGAACTGGCTCGCCACCCTGGGCGGGTGATTACTCAGCAGCACCTGTTGCGTGAGGTCTGGGGGCCGACCCACATCCAGGACACCCACTACCTGCGCATCGTCATCGGCCATTTGCGCCAGAAGCTGGCCGACGACCCGACTGCGCCGCGCTACATCATCACCGAGGCGGGCGTCGGCTACCGCCTGGCCGCCGCCGAGGCCTGA
- a CDS encoding sensor histidine kinase KdpD gives MSDSGRADAILAQLPREGRGRLKVFLGAAPGVGKTYAMLQAAHGQLRQGVKVLAAVVETHGRAETEALLGGLPQWPLLRSQYRGMTLEEMDLDGLLQAAPDLALVDELAHSNAPGSRHAKRWQDVQELLAAGIDVYTTVNVQHLESLNDQVRAITGVQVRETLPDWVLQEAFELVLIDLPPRELLERLRDGKVYVPEQARAAIDAFFSQTNLTALRELAMQTAAAQVDNDLAQGYRQLGQTAPALRGRLLVGVDGDAQADLLVRHASRVAQRRHLPWSLVHVDADRPLDEQGRAYLQSAQQSAERLGGEVVTLRAGEVARTLLQHAEERRASVVLVGQSRHRWRRRLSGGGVAERLLREAHGLEISVLDSDTSPTRPRRRVGLPSRGFDYALAVLATVLASAAAWAISGWLALPNISLIFLMAVLLVAVRSSVGPALACAALSFLAYDFLFIPPNFSLSIQREEDVLTLAFFLFMAALTGQLASRQRRQFKALRATQEETSTLLDLSRKLTAATDRQAVLNAAGQHLGGSPHQQMCLLGRDAEGAWTVEVGGPLAFSDAERVAADWAWEHDQPAGRGTGTLPSGRWWWCPVSAEEGPLALLGVCPRNGQGVSAEQRRLLSALCQPLAQALARAQLAQDLESARLHGETEQLRSALLASVSHDLRTPLTAMRGSIDSLLALGEAIGVDDRRELLEGTRDEAERLDRYIQNLLDMTRLGHGSLKLARDWVAPADIVGSALNRLRAVLAPLQVEVQVADGLPLLYVHAALIEQALVNVLENAARFSPPGGRLLMQAEAQDSELRLAVSDQGPGIPEAERSKIFDMFYTAARGDRGGQGTGLGLAICQGMVGAHGGRVSVGEGLDGQGTCMTLHLPLPTQPQGEVE, from the coding sequence GTGAGTGATTCCGGCCGAGCCGATGCCATCCTGGCCCAATTGCCCCGCGAAGGCCGTGGGCGCCTGAAAGTCTTCCTTGGCGCCGCGCCGGGGGTTGGCAAGACCTACGCCATGCTGCAGGCCGCCCACGGCCAGTTGCGCCAGGGTGTGAAGGTGCTCGCCGCCGTGGTGGAAACCCATGGCCGGGCGGAAACCGAAGCCTTGCTGGGTGGCCTGCCACAGTGGCCATTGTTGCGCAGCCAGTACCGGGGCATGACCCTGGAGGAAATGGACCTCGATGGCCTGCTGCAGGCCGCGCCCGATCTGGCGCTGGTCGACGAACTGGCGCACAGCAACGCGCCCGGCAGCCGCCACGCCAAGCGCTGGCAGGACGTCCAGGAACTGCTGGCCGCCGGCATCGACGTGTACACCACGGTCAACGTTCAGCACCTGGAGAGCCTCAACGACCAGGTTCGTGCCATCACCGGCGTGCAGGTGCGTGAAACCCTGCCCGACTGGGTGCTGCAGGAAGCCTTCGAGCTGGTACTGATCGACCTGCCACCCCGCGAGCTGCTGGAGCGCCTGCGCGACGGCAAGGTCTACGTGCCGGAGCAGGCCCGCGCCGCCATCGACGCGTTTTTCAGCCAGACCAACCTCACCGCACTGCGCGAGCTGGCGATGCAGACCGCCGCGGCGCAGGTGGACAACGACTTGGCCCAGGGCTACCGGCAGTTGGGGCAGACCGCCCCGGCGCTGCGGGGTCGCCTGCTGGTGGGGGTGGATGGAGATGCCCAGGCCGACCTGCTGGTGCGCCATGCCAGCCGCGTCGCGCAGCGTCGTCATCTGCCCTGGAGCCTGGTGCATGTGGATGCCGACCGGCCGCTGGACGAGCAGGGCCGGGCCTACCTGCAAAGCGCCCAGCAATCGGCCGAGCGCCTGGGCGGCGAAGTGGTGACCCTGCGTGCCGGGGAAGTGGCGCGTACGCTGTTGCAGCATGCCGAGGAGCGCCGCGCCAGCGTGGTGCTGGTCGGCCAGTCGCGGCACCGCTGGCGGCGCCGGCTGAGCGGTGGCGGGGTGGCCGAACGGCTGTTGCGCGAGGCCCATGGCCTGGAGATCAGCGTGCTCGACAGCGACACCTCGCCAACCCGCCCGCGCCGCCGCGTCGGGCTGCCGTCACGGGGGTTCGACTATGCCTTGGCGGTGCTTGCCACCGTTCTGGCCAGCGCGGCAGCCTGGGCGATTTCCGGCTGGTTGGCGTTGCCGAACATCTCGCTGATCTTCCTCATGGCGGTGCTGCTGGTGGCGGTGCGCAGCAGCGTAGGGCCGGCGCTGGCCTGCGCCGCGTTGTCGTTCCTGGCCTACGATTTTCTGTTCATACCGCCGAACTTCTCCCTGAGCATCCAGCGCGAAGAAGACGTGCTGACCCTGGCGTTCTTCCTGTTCATGGCAGCGCTCACCGGCCAGCTCGCCAGCCGTCAGCGCCGCCAGTTCAAGGCGTTGCGTGCCACGCAGGAAGAAACCAGCACCTTGCTCGACCTGTCGCGCAAGCTCACCGCAGCCACGGACCGTCAGGCCGTGCTCAACGCCGCCGGGCAGCACCTGGGCGGCTCGCCGCACCAGCAGATGTGCCTGCTCGGACGCGACGCCGAGGGGGCCTGGACGGTGGAGGTGGGCGGGCCGCTGGCGTTTTCCGACGCCGAGCGCGTGGCGGCGGACTGGGCCTGGGAGCATGACCAGCCGGCCGGGCGCGGCACCGGGACCTTGCCGTCAGGACGCTGGTGGTGGTGCCCGGTGTCGGCCGAGGAAGGCCCGCTGGCACTGCTCGGCGTATGCCCGCGCAACGGCCAGGGTGTCAGTGCCGAGCAGCGGCGCTTGCTGAGCGCCCTGTGTCAGCCGCTGGCCCAGGCCCTGGCTCGCGCGCAGCTGGCCCAGGACCTGGAGTCGGCGCGCCTGCATGGCGAGACCGAGCAGTTGCGCAGCGCCTTGCTGGCCTCGGTGTCCCACGACCTGCGCACACCGCTGACCGCCATGCGTGGCAGCATCGACAGCCTGCTGGCGCTGGGCGAGGCGATCGGCGTGGACGACCGTCGCGAGCTGCTGGAAGGCACTCGCGATGAGGCCGAGCGCCTGGACCGCTACATCCAGAACCTGCTGGACATGACCCGTCTGGGCCACGGTTCGCTGAAGCTGGCACGCGACTGGGTGGCGCCGGCGGACATCGTCGGCAGTGCGCTGAACCGCCTGCGTGCGGTGCTTGCACCGCTGCAGGTGGAGGTGCAGGTCGCCGATGGATTGCCCTTGCTGTACGTGCACGCGGCGTTGATCGAGCAGGCGCTGGTCAACGTGCTGGAGAACGCCGCGCGCTTCTCGCCGCCCGGCGGGCGGTTGCTAATGCAGGCCGAGGCGCAGGACAGTGAACTGCGCCTGGCGGTGAGCGACCAGGGGCCGGGCATTCCCGAGGCCGAGCGCAGCAAGATCTTCGACATGTTCTACACCGCTGCACGCGGCGACCGGGGCGGGCAGGGCACCGGCCTGGGTCTGGCGATCTGCCAGGGCATGGTCGGTGCGCATGGCGGGCGGGTCAGCGTCGGCGAGGGGCTGGACGGGCAGGGCACCTGCATGACCTTGCACCTGCCATTGCCGACGCAGCCGCAAGGTGAGGTGGAATGA
- the kdpB gene encoding potassium-transporting ATPase subunit KdpB, translating to MNMLADKTQQARAPAEPAATGLAALWRPALVQAFVKLDPRQLVRSPVMLVVELTAILTTVLCLLPEAGVPTSVALQIALWLWFTVLFANFAEALAEGRGKARADSLKAGSEGLKARLCDEQGQFRMVDAQSLRKGDVVRVEAGEMIPGDGEVIEGIAAVNEAAITGESAPVIRESGGDRSAVTGNTRLVSDWLLIRIGANPGESTLDRMIALVEGAKRQKTPNEIALDILLIGLTLIFLLVVMTLQPFAHFAGGSLPLVFLVALLVTLIPTTIGGLLSAIGIAGMDRLVRLNVIARSGRAVEAAGDVHVLLLDKTGTITFGNRRCAGLYAAPGVTAQQLAQAGLLASLSDDTAEGKSIVDYLRNLHPLQEPAAHEIVGVPFSAETRLSGVDYQGKVYRKGAVDSLLMFLGQTREDLPVPLAREVERIAKSGGTPLLLCGEGRLLGAIHLKDVVKPGIRERFEELRKLGIRTVMVTGDNPLTAAAIAAEAGVDDVIAEATPEKKLERIRYEQAQGRLVAMCGDGANDAPALAQADVGVAMNDGTQAAREAANMVDLDSDPTKLLDVVQVGKELLVTRGALTTFSIANDVAKYFAVLPALFAAIYPQLAVLNVMHLASPQSAIVSAIVFNALIIVVLIPLALRGVRVQAASAAHLLRRNLLIYGLGGLVVPFIGIKLIDLLLVALKLV from the coding sequence CCGGCCGCCACCGGCCTGGCAGCACTGTGGCGCCCGGCGCTGGTGCAGGCCTTCGTCAAGCTCGATCCGCGCCAGCTGGTGCGCTCGCCGGTGATGCTGGTGGTAGAGCTGACCGCCATCCTTACCACAGTGCTGTGTCTGCTGCCCGAGGCGGGTGTGCCGACCAGCGTGGCGCTGCAGATCGCCCTGTGGCTGTGGTTCACCGTGCTGTTCGCCAACTTCGCCGAAGCCCTGGCCGAGGGGCGGGGCAAGGCGCGGGCCGACAGCCTCAAGGCCGGCAGCGAAGGGCTCAAGGCGCGTCTGTGCGACGAGCAGGGCCAGTTCCGCATGGTCGATGCGCAGAGCCTGCGCAAGGGCGACGTGGTGCGCGTCGAGGCCGGCGAGATGATCCCCGGCGACGGCGAGGTCATCGAGGGCATCGCGGCGGTCAACGAGGCGGCGATCACCGGTGAATCGGCACCGGTGATCCGCGAGTCCGGCGGCGACCGCTCGGCGGTCACCGGCAATACCCGGCTGGTTTCCGACTGGCTGCTGATCCGCATCGGCGCCAACCCTGGCGAGTCGACCCTGGACCGCATGATCGCCCTGGTCGAAGGCGCCAAGCGCCAGAAAACGCCCAACGAGATTGCCCTGGACATCCTGCTGATCGGCCTGACCCTGATTTTCCTGCTGGTGGTCATGACCCTGCAGCCGTTCGCGCATTTCGCCGGCGGCAGCCTGCCGCTGGTGTTTCTGGTGGCGCTGCTGGTCACCTTGATTCCCACCACCATCGGCGGCCTGCTGTCGGCCATCGGCATCGCCGGCATGGACCGCCTGGTGCGCCTCAACGTCATCGCCCGCTCCGGGCGGGCGGTGGAGGCGGCCGGTGACGTGCACGTGCTGCTGCTCGACAAGACCGGCACCATCACCTTCGGCAACCGTCGTTGTGCCGGCCTGTACGCGGCACCGGGCGTGACCGCCCAGCAACTGGCCCAGGCCGGCCTGCTGGCCTCGCTGAGCGACGACACCGCCGAAGGCAAGTCGATCGTCGACTACCTGCGCAACCTGCACCCGCTGCAGGAGCCGGCCGCGCACGAGATCGTCGGCGTGCCGTTCAGCGCCGAGACGCGCCTGTCGGGTGTCGACTACCAGGGCAAGGTGTATCGCAAGGGCGCGGTGGACTCGCTGCTGATGTTCCTCGGCCAGACCCGCGAAGACCTGCCCGTGCCCCTGGCCCGCGAGGTCGAGCGCATCGCCAAGTCGGGCGGCACGCCGCTGCTGCTGTGTGGCGAAGGCCGCCTGTTGGGCGCCATTCACCTCAAGGACGTGGTCAAGCCGGGCATTCGCGAGCGCTTCGAAGAGCTGCGCAAGCTGGGCATCCGCACCGTGATGGTCACCGGCGACAACCCGCTGACCGCCGCGGCCATCGCCGCCGAGGCCGGGGTGGATGACGTGATCGCCGAAGCCACGCCGGAGAAGAAACTCGAACGCATCCGCTACGAGCAGGCTCAGGGACGCCTGGTGGCGATGTGCGGCGACGGTGCCAACGATGCCCCGGCGCTGGCCCAGGCTGACGTGGGCGTGGCCATGAACGACGGCACCCAGGCCGCTCGCGAGGCCGCCAACATGGTCGACCTGGACAGCGACCCGACCAAGTTGCTGGATGTGGTGCAGGTCGGCAAGGAACTGCTGGTGACCCGTGGCGCGCTGACCACCTTTTCCATCGCCAACGACGTGGCCAAATACTTCGCCGTGCTGCCGGCGCTGTTCGCCGCCATCTACCCGCAACTGGCGGTGCTCAACGTGATGCACCTGGCCAGCCCGCAGAGCGCCATTGTCTCGGCCATCGTGTTCAACGCGCTGATCATCGTCGTGCTGATCCCCCTGGCCCTGCGTGGGGTGCGGGTGCAGGCCGCGAGTGCCGCGCACCTGCTGCGCCGCAACCTGCTGATCTACGGCCTGGGCGGGCTGGTGGTGCCGTTCATTGGCATCAAGCTGATCGACCTGCTGCTGGTCGCCCTGAAGCTGGTGTAG
- the kdpC gene encoding potassium-transporting ATPase subunit KdpC translates to MNAILRPALSMLVLMTLATGVAYPLAVTGVAQLAFAEQADGSLVRDAQGRVRGSQLIAQGFDGAQWFQPRPSAGAFATVSSSASNLSPGNPALASRIAADSARLKAQGSGDVPLALLTTSGSGLDPHLPPEAAYWQAKRVAAARQLPEGQVRSLIETNTERPLFGPPVVNVLALNRSLEAETTAANR, encoded by the coding sequence ATGAACGCAATCCTTCGTCCCGCCCTGAGCATGCTGGTGTTGATGACCCTGGCCACCGGCGTGGCCTATCCGCTGGCCGTGACCGGCGTGGCACAACTGGCGTTCGCCGAACAGGCCGACGGCAGCCTGGTGCGTGATGCCCAGGGCCGGGTACGTGGCTCACAACTGATTGCCCAAGGCTTCGACGGCGCACAGTGGTTCCAGCCACGCCCGTCGGCCGGCGCCTTCGCCACCGTGTCCAGCAGCGCCAGCAACCTGTCGCCGGGTAACCCGGCACTGGCCAGCCGCATCGCAGCGGATAGCGCGCGCCTCAAGGCGCAAGGGTCGGGCGATGTGCCGCTGGCCCTGCTGACCACCTCTGGCAGCGGCCTGGACCCGCACCTGCCGCCGGAGGCCGCCTATTGGCAGGCCAAACGCGTCGCCGCCGCCCGGCAACTGCCGGAAGGGCAGGTGCGCAGCCTGATCGAGACGAACACCGAACGGCCGCTGTTCGGCCCGCCGGTGGTCAACGTCCTGGCCCTGAACCGCAGCCTGGAAGCTGAAACCACAGCAGCAAACCGGTAA